A stretch of Sinimarinibacterium sp. NLF-5-8 DNA encodes these proteins:
- a CDS encoding TetR/AcrR family transcriptional regulator — protein sequence MARKATRTHAPRMGREQRIDAILAAARDVFCEKGFDAASMSEIAARLGVVEGLLYKYFATKRALLLAVLERWYDQMFGDCTRELALCNGHRERLHLLIWQHLRTVREWPLLCRLMFREVQSEHDYRNSVLHALNRRYTQLLMDVIQRGVSDGIFRADIPAALLRDMIYGGIEHHSWNYVCGRGALDIDTLATQMTAVLCDGITASPENPT from the coding sequence ATGGCCCGTAAAGCCACTCGCACCCACGCCCCGCGCATGGGGCGTGAACAACGCATCGACGCCATTTTGGCGGCGGCGCGCGATGTATTTTGTGAAAAAGGGTTTGACGCCGCCTCGATGAGCGAAATCGCCGCGCGCCTGGGCGTGGTGGAAGGGCTGCTGTACAAATACTTTGCGACCAAGCGCGCGCTGCTGCTGGCTGTTTTGGAGCGCTGGTATGACCAGATGTTTGGCGACTGCACCCGCGAACTGGCGCTTTGCAACGGCCACCGCGAACGCCTGCATCTGCTGATTTGGCAACACTTGCGCACCGTGCGCGAATGGCCGCTGCTGTGCCGGCTGATGTTTCGGGAAGTGCAGTCCGAACACGACTACCGCAACAGCGTTTTGCACGCGCTCAACCGCCGCTACACCCAACTGCTGATGGACGTGATCCAGCGCGGCGTCAGCGACGGTATCTTCCGCGCCGACATTCCCGCCGCACTGCTGCGCGACATGATCTACGGCGGCATTGAACACCACAGCTGGAACTACGTCTGCGGGCGCGGCGCGCTCGACATCGACACCCTCGCCACGCAAATGACGGCCGTTTTATGCGACGGCATCACCGCATCACCTGAGAACCCCACATGA
- a CDS encoding acyclic terpene utilization AtuA family protein, whose product MKQTVRIGCGSGFWGDSAEGPKQLVNAGGIDYLILDYLAEITMSLLARARAKKPEAGYATDFPAVIAGLAPKIKAQGIKVVANAGGVNAAACKAALDALLQAQGVDLKVSIVTGDDLLPRAAEFAGVKEMFSGTAMPPELWSMNAYLGGFPIARALAQGADIVITGRCVDSALALGPLIHEFGWQANDFDRLSAGSLAGHLLECGVQVTGGISTDWALVADGWHNMGFPIAHCHADGTLELTKPEGTGGRVSPETLSEQIVYEIGDASAYLLPDVTCDWRQLKLEQVGENRVHVSGARGRAPTDHYKVSATYQDGFRATGTMMIGGIDAVKKAEAVAAAILKRTRALFAERGLADYLRTDVEVLGSESNWGAHARRRDTREVVLKISVHHSDKRALELFGRECIPPATAMAQGITGFSGGRPAPTPLVRLFSCLIPKSAVQIEVDGAAYALPAVNYGDAKGLPDAPVDETPISGPTRKVRLIDIAYGRSGDKGDASNIGILARDPKFVPVLRAQLTAEVVKAYFAHFAQGPVTRYEIPGLHGFNFFLADALGGGGIASLRYDPQGKMMAQILLDIELDVPTALLD is encoded by the coding sequence ATGAAACAAACAGTACGCATTGGCTGCGGTTCCGGTTTTTGGGGCGATAGCGCCGAAGGGCCCAAGCAGCTCGTCAACGCCGGTGGCATTGATTATTTGATTTTGGATTACCTCGCCGAAATCACCATGAGCCTGCTGGCGCGCGCGCGCGCGAAAAAGCCGGAGGCCGGCTATGCCACCGATTTTCCGGCGGTGATTGCCGGCCTTGCGCCCAAGATCAAAGCCCAGGGCATCAAGGTTGTTGCCAACGCCGGTGGGGTCAATGCCGCAGCCTGCAAGGCGGCGCTGGATGCGCTGCTGCAAGCCCAAGGTGTGGATCTGAAGGTCAGCATCGTCACTGGCGATGATTTGCTGCCGCGCGCGGCGGAGTTTGCTGGCGTCAAGGAAATGTTCAGCGGCACGGCGATGCCACCGGAACTGTGGAGCATGAACGCCTATTTGGGCGGTTTTCCGATTGCGCGCGCGCTGGCGCAGGGCGCGGATATTGTCATCACTGGCCGCTGTGTGGATAGCGCTCTGGCGCTGGGGCCGTTGATTCACGAGTTTGGCTGGCAGGCCAATGATTTTGATCGGCTTTCGGCGGGTAGCCTGGCCGGGCATTTGCTCGAATGCGGGGTGCAGGTCACCGGCGGCATCAGCACCGATTGGGCGCTGGTGGCCGATGGCTGGCACAACATGGGTTTTCCGATTGCCCATTGCCACGCCGACGGCACCTTGGAGCTGACCAAGCCCGAAGGCACCGGCGGACGGGTGTCGCCGGAGACCTTATCGGAACAGATCGTTTATGAAATCGGCGATGCGTCGGCCTATTTGCTGCCCGATGTGACCTGCGATTGGCGTCAATTAAAGCTGGAGCAGGTGGGCGAAAACCGGGTGCACGTCAGCGGCGCGCGCGGTCGCGCGCCCACCGATCACTACAAGGTTTCGGCCACTTATCAGGACGGTTTTCGCGCCACCGGCACGATGATGATCGGCGGCATCGACGCCGTGAAAAAAGCCGAGGCCGTTGCCGCCGCCATCTTAAAACGCACGCGCGCGCTGTTTGCCGAGCGTGGCCTGGCCGATTATTTGCGCACTGATGTCGAAGTGCTCGGCAGTGAAAGCAACTGGGGCGCGCACGCACGCCGCCGCGATACCCGCGAAGTGGTGCTCAAGATCAGCGTTCATCACAGCGACAAGCGCGCGCTGGAACTGTTTGGCCGCGAGTGCATTCCCCCGGCCACGGCCATGGCGCAGGGCATCACCGGCTTCTCCGGGGGGCGTCCGGCACCGACGCCGCTGGTGCGCCTGTTCTCCTGCCTGATTCCCAAATCGGCAGTGCAGATTGAAGTGGACGGCGCCGCCTACGCCTTGCCCGCCGTCAACTATGGCGATGCCAAGGGCTTGCCGGATGCGCCGGTTGACGAGACACCGATCAGCGGCCCCACCCGCAAAGTGCGGCTGATTGACATCGCCTATGGTCGTTCGGGTGACAAGGGCGATGCCAGCAACATCGGCATCCTCGCGCGCGATCCCAAGTTTGTGCCGGTTTTGCGCGCGCAGCTCACCGCCGAGGTGGTCAAGGCTTACTTTGCCCACTTTGCCCAAGGCCCGGTCACGCGCTATGAAATCCCCGGTTTGCACGGCTTTAACTTCTTTTTGGCCGATGCGCTCGGCGGCGGCGGCATCGCCAGCCTGCGCTACGATCCGCAAGGCAAAATGATGGCGCAAATCCTGCTCGATATTGAGCTGGATGTGCCCACTGCGCTGCTCGATTGA
- a CDS encoding enoyl-CoA hydratase-related protein, protein MTESVDSTQNDVLVERKGAVQWITINREARRNALNANVIQRIDDAIVSAQADGQVRAIVITGAGDKAFCAGADLAKGVKGFAFDVDFSRPKHYIVQLFKRLQECTLPVIARVNGHTMAGGFGLLCACDMAVAADDIRIGTTESKIGLTPMMILPYMLRILPPRRLQEMCITGEQFSAQDALDWGVVNYVVPRAQLDEKLNWLLARVVDKSPTAIRLGKQAFNATRDMGLREALEYAQAMVPVMSSTEDAKEGLLAFQEKRAPDFSGN, encoded by the coding sequence ATGACCGAATCTGTTGACTCCACCCAAAACGATGTGCTGGTTGAACGCAAAGGCGCGGTGCAGTGGATCACCATCAACCGCGAGGCGCGCCGCAATGCGCTCAACGCCAATGTGATTCAGCGCATCGACGACGCCATTGTCAGCGCCCAGGCCGATGGCCAGGTGCGCGCGATCGTCATCACTGGCGCTGGTGACAAGGCTTTTTGCGCCGGTGCGGACTTGGCCAAGGGCGTTAAAGGCTTTGCGTTTGATGTGGATTTTTCGCGTCCCAAACACTACATCGTGCAACTGTTCAAACGCTTGCAGGAATGCACGCTGCCGGTGATCGCGCGCGTCAACGGGCACACCATGGCCGGTGGGTTTGGCCTGCTCTGCGCCTGCGATATGGCGGTGGCCGCCGATGACATCCGCATTGGCACCACCGAAAGCAAGATCGGCCTTACGCCAATGATGATTTTGCCGTACATGCTGCGGATTTTGCCGCCGCGCCGCCTGCAGGAAATGTGCATCACCGGCGAGCAATTCTCGGCGCAGGACGCACTGGATTGGGGCGTGGTCAATTACGTGGTGCCGCGCGCGCAGCTCGATGAAAAACTCAACTGGCTGCTGGCGCGTGTGGTGGATAAATCCCCCACTGCGATTCGGCTGGGCAAACAAGCCTTCAACGCCACCCGCGACATGGGGCTGCGCGAGGCACTGGAATACGCGCAGGCGATGGTGCCGGTGATGTCCAGCACCGAGGATGCCAAAGAAGGGCTGCTGGCATTCCAGGAAAAGCGCGCGCCGGATTTTTCGGGCAACTGA
- a CDS encoding DUF488 family protein, producing the protein MSEILTVGHSNHPLPVFIALLHSARIQRLIDIRTLPGSRAHPHFNSEALALSLPAAGIDYEYLPALGGLRAKQTGVDPNINGLWQNASFHRYADYAMSAAFEQGLNELIARAQSQRCAIMCAEVLWWRCHRRIVADYLIARGHTVLHLMGNGKISAAKLTLGARAQPGGILTYPA; encoded by the coding sequence ATGTCTGAAATTTTGACGGTCGGCCATTCCAACCATCCCCTGCCGGTGTTTATTGCACTGCTGCACAGCGCGCGGATTCAGCGGCTGATCGATATCCGCACCCTGCCCGGCTCGCGCGCGCACCCGCATTTCAATAGCGAGGCCCTGGCGCTGAGCCTGCCCGCGGCGGGGATTGACTATGAATACCTGCCTGCACTCGGCGGCCTGCGCGCCAAACAAACCGGCGTTGATCCCAACATCAACGGCTTATGGCAAAACGCCAGCTTTCATCGCTATGCCGACTACGCCATGAGTGCAGCGTTTGAACAGGGCTTGAATGAGCTGATCGCGCGCGCGCAAAGCCAGCGCTGCGCGATCATGTGTGCGGAGGTGCTGTGGTGGCGCTGCCATCGCCGCATCGTTGCCGATTACCTGATCGCGCGCGGTCACACGGTGTTGCACTTGATGGGCAACGGCAAAATCAGCGCCGCCAAACTCACCTTAGGTGCGCGCGCCCAGCCCGGCGGCATCCTCACCTATCCGGCTTGA
- a CDS encoding acyl-CoA dehydrogenase family protein, translating into MSSAHTPSAHTPSVFQAFTGLSDDETEILNQADRFAQAETYPLARRMDDEEWWPEDIFPKIGETGYFGITAPESLGGAGLDVFTSGLILQALGRWNYALALSWVAHENLCLHNILRNANEAQKAKYVPGLIKGTQIGALGLTEPGAGSDALGSMSTTARREGDHYILNGRKIYITNGPVADVLLVYAKTDKSKGAHGISAFIVEKDFPGFKVAQKLIKMGFRGSQTAELVFDDCRVPAENLVGEENKGVKVVMSGLDLERAMISPICLGMAERALALSVDYAKQRKQFGRPIAEFQMVQSMLADMYTWVESMRLYTYQTLRAANVIGENDGGRGEIHKITAAGVMYVAETLNKVLNHAMQVHGGTGYMWESEINRLYRGIKLLEIGAGTTEVRKMIIAKELLSE; encoded by the coding sequence ATGTCCAGCGCCCACACCCCGTCCGCCCACACCCCATCCGTGTTTCAGGCTTTTACTGGTTTATCGGATGATGAAACCGAAATCCTCAACCAGGCCGACCGTTTTGCCCAAGCCGAAACCTACCCGCTGGCGCGGCGCATGGATGATGAAGAATGGTGGCCCGAGGACATTTTTCCCAAGATCGGTGAAACCGGCTATTTCGGTATCACCGCGCCCGAATCCCTGGGCGGCGCGGGCTTGGACGTGTTCACCTCCGGGCTGATTCTGCAGGCGCTGGGGCGCTGGAACTACGCGCTGGCGCTGAGCTGGGTGGCGCACGAAAACCTGTGCCTGCACAACATTTTGCGCAACGCCAACGAAGCGCAAAAAGCCAAATATGTGCCGGGTTTGATCAAAGGCACCCAAATCGGCGCGCTGGGCTTGACCGAGCCGGGCGCGGGCTCCGATGCGCTGGGCTCGATGAGCACCACCGCGCGCCGCGAGGGGGATCACTACATCCTCAATGGCCGCAAGATTTACATCACCAACGGCCCGGTCGCTGACGTGCTGCTGGTCTACGCCAAAACCGACAAAAGCAAGGGCGCGCACGGCATCTCGGCGTTCATCGTTGAAAAGGATTTTCCCGGATTCAAGGTTGCGCAAAAGCTGATCAAAATGGGCTTTCGCGGCTCACAAACCGCCGAGCTGGTGTTTGACGACTGCCGCGTGCCCGCCGAAAACCTCGTAGGCGAAGAAAACAAAGGCGTCAAAGTGGTGATGAGCGGGCTCGATCTGGAGCGCGCGATGATCTCCCCGATTTGCCTGGGGATGGCCGAGCGCGCGCTGGCGCTGTCGGTGGATTACGCCAAGCAGCGCAAGCAGTTTGGCCGCCCGATTGCCGAGTTCCAGATGGTGCAGTCGATGCTGGCCGATATGTACACCTGGGTGGAGTCGATGCGCCTGTACACCTATCAAACCCTGCGCGCAGCCAATGTGATTGGCGAAAACGACGGCGGCCGTGGCGAGATTCACAAAATCACCGCCGCCGGGGTGATGTATGTGGCCGAAACACTCAACAAGGTGCTCAACCACGCCATGCAGGTACATGGCGGCACCGGCTATATGTGGGAATCGGAAATCAACCGCCTGTATCGCGGCATCAAGCTGCTGGAAATCGGCGCGGGCACCACCGAAGTGCGCAAGATGATCATCGCCAAAGAACTTTTGAGCGAATAA
- a CDS encoding SDR family NAD(P)-dependent oxidoreductase, which yields MNIDVDHLNSPETLWNSDTVYRSDLFKDRVALISGAGSGIGRAVALLMARLGAKLVICGRTAEKLDAVAEFVRSKGGDVLCVPTDIRQPEQVDALFEQIHAHHGRLDCTVNNAGGQFPQPSIDFAFKGWNAVINNNLNGTWLMMQRAAQYWRDHGQNTDMLRSICNIVVVIERGMPGVAHTVAARAGIIGACRTVAVEWMPLGIRVNCVAPGLTATEGLRVYPPEAHKEFPNVNPMRRPGTPMEIAEGCIYLNAPSGNFITGEVLTIDGGGRYWGELWTAGRPDWYQMAT from the coding sequence ATGAATATTGACGTTGACCACCTCAACAGCCCCGAAACCCTGTGGAACAGCGACACCGTTTACCGCAGCGATTTGTTCAAAGACCGCGTGGCGCTGATCTCCGGCGCAGGCAGCGGCATTGGCCGCGCGGTGGCGCTGTTGATGGCGCGGCTCGGCGCCAAACTGGTGATTTGTGGCCGCACCGCCGAAAAGCTCGACGCCGTCGCCGAGTTTGTCCGCAGCAAAGGCGGCGACGTGCTCTGCGTCCCCACCGACATCCGCCAGCCGGAGCAAGTGGATGCGCTGTTTGAACAAATCCACGCGCATCACGGACGGCTGGATTGCACCGTCAACAACGCCGGCGGCCAGTTCCCGCAGCCGTCGATCGACTTTGCCTTCAAGGGCTGGAACGCCGTCATCAACAACAACTTAAACGGCACCTGGCTGATGATGCAGCGCGCCGCCCAATACTGGCGCGACCACGGCCAAAACACCGACATGCTGCGCTCGATCTGCAACATCGTTGTTGTCATCGAACGCGGCATGCCCGGCGTCGCACACACCGTGGCCGCGCGCGCCGGCATCATCGGCGCCTGCCGCACCGTGGCGGTGGAATGGATGCCGCTGGGCATTCGCGTCAACTGCGTCGCCCCTGGCCTCACCGCCACCGAAGGGCTGCGCGTCTACCCGCCCGAAGCGCACAAAGAGTTTCCCAACGTCAACCCCATGCGCCGCCCCGGCACGCCAATGGAAATCGCCGAAGGCTGCATTTATTTAAACGCCCCCAGCGGCAACTTCATCACCGGCGAAGTGCTCACCATCGACGGCGGTGGCCGCTATTGGGGCGAGCTGTGGACGGCCGGACGGCCCGATTGGTATCAGATGGCAACGTGA
- a CDS encoding alpha/beta hydrolase, translating to MAARAPQQVDVQLDTGITLPEFGALHIGASVWLPPSPERARALLLCLPGGNMNRRYFDLRPPAPDDGDLSYSFAAQMSARGFIVAALDHLGLGSSSKPEDGWQLTTEVLVDADIAATTELLARLHSGRLTAALPALPDLFSIGVGHSMGAMLTVLQQHRARQHRALALLGFSTRGLPEYAPPQLKDADPHRARALIPDVARKLFRMPYPVIHSANGSGNNAELFGSKKAEAAGIAALKSATDCLLPIPATLSMLPGNVAAEAAELDVPIFLGIGARDMVGIPQQVPAAFTGSTDITLNVLPETGHSHFLFPARAQLFERLAAWGGMIERAVD from the coding sequence GTGGCCGCGCGCGCGCCGCAGCAAGTGGATGTGCAACTGGACACCGGCATCACCCTGCCGGAGTTCGGCGCCTTGCACATTGGCGCCAGTGTTTGGCTGCCACCCAGCCCTGAGCGCGCGCGCGCGCTGCTGCTGTGCTTGCCCGGCGGCAACATGAACCGCCGCTACTTTGACCTGCGCCCGCCTGCGCCGGATGACGGCGACCTGAGCTACTCCTTTGCCGCGCAAATGAGCGCGCGCGGTTTTATCGTCGCCGCGCTCGATCACCTCGGGCTGGGCAGCAGCAGCAAACCCGAAGATGGCTGGCAACTCACCACCGAGGTGCTGGTGGATGCCGACATCGCCGCCACCACTGAGCTGCTCGCGCGCCTGCACAGTGGTCGCTTGACGGCAGCGCTGCCCGCCTTGCCGGATTTGTTCAGCATCGGCGTCGGGCACTCGATGGGCGCCATGCTCACCGTGCTGCAACAACATCGCGCGCGCCAGCATCGCGCGCTGGCCTTGCTCGGCTTTTCCACGCGCGGCCTGCCCGAGTACGCCCCGCCGCAACTCAAAGACGCCGACCCGCACCGCGCGCGCGCGCTGATTCCCGACGTTGCACGCAAGCTGTTTCGGATGCCGTACCCCGTGATTCATAGTGCGAATGGCAGCGGCAACAACGCCGAACTGTTTGGCAGTAAAAAGGCCGAAGCCGCTGGCATCGCCGCGCTCAAAAGCGCCACCGACTGCCTGCTGCCGATTCCCGCCACGCTCTCCATGCTCCCCGGCAACGTCGCCGCCGAGGCTGCCGAACTGGACGTACCGATTTTTTTAGGCATCGGCGCGCGCGATATGGTGGGTATCCCGCAGCAAGTCCCCGCTGCATTTACTGGCAGCACTGACATCACCTTGAACGTGCTTCCCGAAACCGGCCACAGCCACTTCCTATTCCCCGCGCGCGCGCAGTTGTTTGAGCGGCTGGCGGCCTGGGGCGGGATGATTGAGCGCGCGGTTGATTGA
- a CDS encoding lipid-transfer protein, whose amino-acid sequence MARQFTEAAIAGIGQTEFSKASGRSELQLAAECSLAACQDAGISPHDIDGMITFTIDNSDEINLARCLGVKDLAYSTRIPGGGAAAAATIFQAMAVVNAGLCNNVLIWRAMNERSQYRFGQNPNQQMMSYQSGNGTGSLLWCVPYGAMTPASWGALQAQRYMHKYGVTNRDLGYISVQQRAYAATNPNAWFYQKPITLEDHQNSKWIQEPWLRMLDCCQESDGGVAILVTSLERARDLKQKPVRILGAAQSIPYNVEVISNYYHDDLTVMPEAQGVAKRLWKQTGLRPQDMQAAMIYDAFTPHVLLQLEAFGFCKPGEAAGFVKDGGMALDGALPTNTHGGLTGEAYIHGMNSMIEGVRQVRGSSCNQVARVNNVLVSSGMAGAILGKD is encoded by the coding sequence ATGGCAAGACAATTTACCGAAGCGGCGATTGCCGGCATTGGCCAAACCGAGTTTTCCAAAGCCTCCGGGCGCAGTGAGCTGCAACTGGCGGCGGAGTGCTCGCTGGCCGCCTGTCAGGACGCCGGCATCAGCCCGCACGACATCGACGGCATGATCACCTTCACCATTGATAACAGTGACGAAATCAACCTCGCGCGCTGCCTCGGTGTGAAGGATCTGGCCTACAGCACCCGCATCCCCGGCGGCGGCGCGGCAGCGGCGGCGACGATTTTTCAGGCGATGGCGGTGGTCAACGCCGGACTGTGCAACAACGTGCTGATCTGGCGCGCGATGAACGAGCGCAGCCAATATCGCTTTGGGCAAAACCCCAATCAGCAGATGATGAGCTATCAATCCGGCAACGGCACCGGCTCTTTGCTGTGGTGCGTGCCATATGGCGCGATGACGCCCGCCAGCTGGGGCGCGCTGCAAGCGCAGCGTTACATGCACAAATACGGTGTCACCAACCGCGATCTGGGCTACATCTCGGTGCAACAGCGCGCCTATGCCGCCACCAACCCCAATGCCTGGTTCTACCAAAAGCCGATCACGCTGGAAGACCACCAAAACTCCAAGTGGATTCAAGAACCGTGGCTGCGCATGCTGGACTGCTGCCAGGAGTCCGACGGCGGCGTGGCGATTCTGGTTACCAGCCTTGAGCGCGCGCGCGATCTCAAGCAAAAGCCAGTGCGCATCTTGGGCGCGGCGCAGTCGATTCCGTATAACGTGGAAGTGATCTCCAACTACTACCACGACGATCTCACCGTCATGCCCGAAGCCCAAGGCGTTGCCAAACGCCTGTGGAAGCAAACCGGCCTGCGTCCGCAAGACATGCAAGCGGCGATGATTTACGACGCCTTCACCCCGCATGTGCTGCTGCAACTCGAAGCCTTTGGCTTCTGCAAACCGGGCGAAGCCGCAGGTTTTGTTAAAGACGGCGGCATGGCGCTGGACGGCGCACTGCCCACCAACACCCACGGCGGCCTCACCGGCGAGGCCTACATCCACGGCATGAACAGCATGATCGAAGGCGTGCGTCAGGTGCGCGGCAGCTCCTGCAACCAGGTCGCGCGCGTCAACAACGTGCTGGTGTCGTCCGGCATGGCCGGCGCCATTCTCGGCAAGGACTAA
- a CDS encoding Zn-ribbon domain-containing OB-fold protein, which translates to MSTDQAAAPKPTRIAPIVTLDAKDFWEAADREEFIGQKCGDCGEFTFPPRPMCPNCFSLNRQNVPLSGFGTVHAWTIPRHPHPFGFKESPIVAVIQLEEGIRMVSNVVGVGYDEIKNDMAVEVAFEATMNNHKVPVFKPRSK; encoded by the coding sequence ATGAGCACAGACCAAGCTGCCGCGCCCAAGCCGACGCGCATTGCCCCGATCGTGACGCTGGATGCCAAGGATTTTTGGGAAGCCGCCGACCGCGAAGAATTCATTGGCCAAAAATGTGGCGATTGCGGTGAGTTCACCTTTCCGCCGCGCCCCATGTGCCCCAACTGCTTCAGCCTGAACCGGCAAAACGTGCCGCTGTCGGGCTTTGGCACCGTGCATGCGTGGACGATTCCGCGCCACCCGCATCCGTTTGGCTTTAAAGAATCACCGATCGTGGCGGTGATTCAGCTCGAAGAGGGCATTCGCATGGTTTCCAACGTGGTGGGCGTGGGCTATGACGAAATCAAAAACGATATGGCCGTGGAAGTGGCGTTTGAAGCCACCATGAACAATCACAAAGTCCCGGTTTTCAAGCCGCGCAGCAAATAA
- a CDS encoding FAD-dependent oxidoreductase has translation MDATRRQLLKTLTLGAAGVAASACASHAPPQTEAISHHHINHWDGEADLLIVGSGAGAVSAAIDGQRLGLSTWMLEREHIAGGSSSISGGVCYLGGGTPLQKALGFDDSVESMLGYLIAASGAYADHAKLQLYCEQSLNHFDWLIDCGVHYAQKYSDEKELSIPDGSLYHCGSERAWPYREQFKPAPRGHVMASQHLTGGRELMRVLLARAAQLGARLTVNAEAQQLITASDGRIIGLRAHINGQAQTLRARRAVVLAAGGFIHNRAMLEQYAPELAACSTPWGRSGDVGIGIRMGMAAGAATRMMHHGFIVTPMYPPETILRGIAVNAQGQRFMTEDSYYGIVGHKIAFEQQGRAWMITDQNSAYQWKDDRLPIAARADTLAEIERALAMPEGFLQQTVHSYNQHAQNGADPLFHKAAAFIAPLNKPPFIAYDIGTKDAFTPAHTFGGLHTNTDAQVLDAWGEPIPGLYASGRTSAGIPVAPYVASGLSIGDGTFFGRRAAAHAATLQPITGA, from the coding sequence ATGGATGCCACGCGCCGCCAGTTGCTCAAAACCCTAACCCTGGGCGCCGCCGGAGTCGCCGCCAGCGCCTGCGCCAGCCACGCCCCGCCGCAAACCGAGGCGATTTCGCATCACCACATCAACCACTGGGATGGCGAGGCGGATTTGCTCATCGTCGGCTCCGGTGCCGGTGCGGTTTCTGCCGCCATTGACGGGCAACGGCTGGGGCTGTCCACCTGGATGCTGGAGCGCGAACACATCGCTGGCGGCTCGTCCAGCATCTCCGGCGGCGTTTGCTACCTGGGCGGCGGCACCCCGCTGCAAAAAGCTCTGGGCTTTGATGACAGCGTTGAATCCATGCTCGGCTACCTCATCGCCGCCAGCGGCGCCTATGCCGATCACGCCAAATTGCAGCTCTACTGCGAGCAAAGCCTGAATCACTTTGACTGGCTGATCGACTGCGGCGTGCACTACGCGCAAAAGTATTCCGACGAAAAAGAGCTGTCGATCCCCGATGGCTCGCTCTACCACTGCGGCAGCGAACGCGCCTGGCCCTACCGCGAGCAATTCAAACCCGCCCCGCGCGGGCACGTCATGGCCTCGCAACACTTGACCGGTGGCCGCGAACTGATGCGCGTGCTGCTCGCGCGCGCGGCGCAACTGGGCGCGCGCCTCACCGTCAATGCCGAAGCACAGCAACTCATCACCGCCAGCGATGGCCGCATCATCGGCCTGCGCGCGCACATCAACGGCCAGGCGCAAACCCTGCGCGCGCGCCGCGCCGTGGTACTCGCCGCCGGAGGCTTTATCCACAACCGCGCGATGCTGGAGCAATACGCCCCTGAACTCGCCGCCTGCTCAACCCCGTGGGGGCGCTCGGGCGATGTCGGCATCGGCATCCGCATGGGCATGGCCGCTGGCGCCGCCACGCGGATGATGCACCACGGCTTTATCGTCACCCCGATGTACCCGCCCGAAACCATCCTGCGCGGCATCGCCGTCAACGCCCAAGGCCAACGCTTTATGACTGAGGACAGCTACTACGGCATCGTCGGTCACAAAATCGCCTTTGAACAACAAGGCCGCGCGTGGATGATCACCGACCAAAACAGCGCCTACCAATGGAAAGACGACCGCCTGCCGATTGCCGCGCGCGCCGACACCCTCGCCGAAATCGAGCGCGCGCTGGCGATGCCCGAAGGCTTTTTGCAGCAAACCGTGCACAGCTACAACCAGCACGCACAAAACGGCGCAGACCCGCTGTTTCACAAAGCAGCGGCGTTCATCGCCCCGCTGAACAAACCACCGTTTATCGCCTACGACATCGGCACCAAAGACGCCTTCACCCCCGCCCACACCTTTGGCGGCCTGCACACCAATACCGATGCACAAGTGCTGGATGCCTGGGGCGAACCGATTCCCGGCCTCTACGCCAGTGGCCGCACCAGCGCCGGCATCCCCGTTGCCCCCTACGTTGCCAGCGGCCTTTCGATTGGCGACGGCACCTTCTTTGGCCGCCGCGCCGCCGCCCACGCCGCCACCCTGCAACCCATCACCGGAGCCTGA
- a CDS encoding cytochrome c family protein: MRALILGCLLTFGSALPAFAQTADSPLQPGSAERGRLAFAPCRTCHYPEQNYGHHNGPSLWNLFGRQAGSAEGFAYYSDELKAATFTWTPELLNVWLTNPRAFLPGSSMVVFPTTAQQRADLIAYLQTFKPE, from the coding sequence ATGCGCGCGCTCATTCTGGGATGCCTGCTCACCTTCGGCAGCGCCCTCCCCGCCTTCGCCCAAACCGCCGACAGCCCCTTGCAACCCGGCAGCGCCGAACGCGGCCGCCTCGCCTTTGCCCCCTGCCGCACCTGCCACTATCCAGAGCAAAACTACGGCCACCACAACGGCCCATCGCTATGGAACCTGTTTGGCCGCCAAGCCGGCAGCGCCGAAGGCTTTGCTTATTACTCAGACGAACTCAAAGCCGCCACATTCACCTGGACACCCGAACTGCTGAATGTATGGCTCACCAACCCGCGCGCGTTTTTACCCGGCAGCAGCATGGTCGTCTTCCCCACCACCGCCCAGCAACGCGCCGATTTGATTGCCTATTTGCAGACGTTTAAGCCGGAGTGA